One region of Vigna angularis cultivar LongXiaoDou No.4 chromosome 10, ASM1680809v1, whole genome shotgun sequence genomic DNA includes:
- the LOC108338459 gene encoding transcription factor MYC2 produces MNLWTDDNSSVMEAFMSSSDLSSIWPPPAPPQSAAVFNQDTLQHRLQALIEGARESWTYAIFWQSSYDYSGSTLLGWGDGYYKGDDDKAKAKAKAKATSAAEQDHRKKVLRELNSLISGSSATASDDVDEEVTDTEWFFLVSMTQSFVNGAGLPGQAFFNSNPVWVTGGDRLSSSPCERARQGQVFGLQTLVCIPSANGVVELGSTELIYQNPDLMNKVKVLFNFSNNNFDMGSSWPATSADQGENDPSTLWLNDPEVRDSINTVAATPSVSVSVPPHNSTHGISKTMQLESSIQTPGSSTLTETPSSIHAVPQNQSVFSRELNFSEYGFDPKSGNTNNQHSLKPESCEILSFSDSKRTSYGGGGGAGAVNGNSNSNSNFFSGQSPFVAVADENNNNNNGKRRSPNSRGSNDDGMLSFTSRAILPVTNLKSAGGGDSDHSDLEASVVKDPVVEPEKRPRKRGRKPANGREEPLNHVEAERQRREKLNQRFYALRAVVPNVSKMDKASLLGDAISYITELKSKLQTLESDKDGLQKQLEGVKKELEKSSDNSNHMKHAGNGNIKSANQALIDLDIDVKIIGWDAMIRIQCSKKNHPAARLMAALMELDLDVHHASVSVVNDLMIQQATVKMGSRFYTQEQLRLALSAKVGDVRTLRR; encoded by the coding sequence ATGAATCTCTGGACGGACGATAACTCTTCTGTTATGGAGGCTTTCATGTCCTCCTCCGATCTCTCCTCCATATGGCCTCCGCCGGCGCCGCCGCAATCCGCCGCCGTCTTCAACCAGGACACCCTCCAGCACCGCCTACAGGCCCTCATCGAGGGCGCCAGAGAGAGCTGGACCTACGCTATCTTTTGGCAGTCCTCCTATGACTATTCCGGCTCCACGCTCCTTGGCTGGGGCGACGGTTACTACAAAGGCGACGATGACAAGGCCAAGGCCAAGGCCAAAGCTAAAGCCACCTCCGCCGCCGAGCAGGACCACCGCAAGAAGGTCCTCCGGGAGCTCAACTCCCTCATCTCTGGCTCTTCAGCTACCGCCTCCGATGACGTAGACGAGGAGGTCACAGACACCGAGTGGTTCTTCCTTGTTTCCATGACCCAGTCCTTCGTCAACGGCGCCGGCTTGCCCGGCCAGGCCTTCTTCAATTCCAACCCCGTCTGGGTCACCGGTGGCGACCGCCTCTCCTCCTCCCCCTGCGAGAGAGCCCGCCAGGGACAAGTCTTTGGCCTCCAAACCCTAGTCTGCATACCCTCCGCAAACGGAGTCGTTGAACTGGGGTCTACCGAATTAATTTACCAGAACCCGGATCTGATGAACAAGGTGAAGGTCCTCTTCAATTTTAGCAACAACAACTTCGACATGGGTTCTTCTTGGCCTGCAACCAGCGCCGATCAAGGAGAAAACGACCCCTCCACGCTCTGGCTCAACGATCCTGAAGTTAGGGATTCCATTAACACTGTCGCAGCTACTCCTTCTGTATCCGTTTCTGTTCCCCCTCATAACAGTACTCACGGGATTTCAAAGACGATGCAGTTGGAGAGTTCTATTCAAACCCCCGGTTCCAGTACCTTAACTGAAACCCCAAGCTCTATCCACGCTGTTCCACAGAACCAGAGCGTGTTCTCCAGAGAATTGAACTTCTCTGAGTACGGTTTTGATCCCAAGAGTGGCAACACTAACAATCAGCATTCCCTGAAGCCCGAATCCTGCGAGATTCTCAGCTTCAGCGATAGCAAGAGAACCTCTTACGGGGGCGGGGGCGGGGCCGGGGCCGTCAATGGTAATTCCAATTCCAATTCAAATTTCTTCTCTGGTCAATCACCGTTTGTTGCTGTTGCGGATGagaacaacaataacaacaacgGGAAGAGAAGGTCACCGAATTCGCGAGGCAGCAACGACGACGGAATGCTTTCGTTCACCTCCCGCGCGATTCTTCCGGTCACTAATTTGAAGTCTGCCGGTGGCGGTGATTCCGACCACTCGGATCTGGAAGCGTCGGTGGTAAAGGACCCTGTGGTGGAGCCGGAGAAGCGGCCCCGGAAGAGAGGGCGGAAGCCGGCGAACGGAAGAGAGGAACCGTTAAACCACGTGGAAGCGGAGAGGCAGAGGAGGGAGAAGCTGAATCAGAGGTTCTACGCGCTTCGTGCTGTGGTTCCCAACGTGTCCAAGATGGACAAAGCGTCGCTTCTGGGTGACGCAATATCTTACATTACGGAGCTGAAGTCCAAGCTTCAAACTCTGGAATCAGATAAAGATGGGTTGCAGAAGCAACTTGAAGGAGTGAAGAAGGAACTCGAGAAATCAAGTGATAACTCTAATCACATGAAACACGCGGGTAATGGTAACATTAAGTCGGCTAATCAGGCGTTGATTGACTTGGACATCGACGTGAAGATTATTGGGTGGGACGCGATGATAAGAATCCAATGCAGCAAGAAGAACCACCCCGCGGCGAGGTTGATGGCGGCGCTGATGGAGTTGGACTTGGACGTTCACCACGCCAGCGTGTCGGTGGTTAACGATTTGATGATTCAACAAGCGACGGTGAAGATGGGGAGTAGGTTTTACACGCAGGAGCAGCTTCGTTTGGCCCTGTCGGCTAAGGTTGGGGATGTACGCACTTTGCGGcgttga